The Caloenas nicobarica isolate bCalNic1 chromosome 15, bCalNic1.hap1, whole genome shotgun sequence genome includes a region encoding these proteins:
- the XKR7 gene encoding XK-related protein 7 → MAAKSDGGGGPAVRLESPESAGGRRGAGAAPPARRYRLRDGCWVLCALLVCFADGASDLWLAAHYYVRGQRWWFGLTLLFVLLPSLVVQLLSFRWFVYDFAAGTKDGAGSTKDSARGPRGCCRLCVWMLQGLIHLLQLGQVWRYLRTLYLGLQSRWQAEHRRRHFYWRMMFESADISMLRLLETFLKSAPQLVLQLSIMVQQNSIEPLQALSASASLLSLAWMIASYQKVLRDSREDKMPMSYKGAVVQILWHLFTIAARAIAFALFASVFQLYFGIFIVTHWCIMTFWIIQGETDFCMSKWEEIIYNMVVGIIYIFCWFNVKEGRSRYRMCIYYIITLSENAALTVLWFLYYDRETTSDFNALILVCVVSSSFALGIFFMFIYYCLLHPNGPMFGSHAGGCIFRPRPAPVPGSPTDAVTSPPRSLPRTTGGERDGAPGERDSCVPVFQVRPCAPPAPAARAPRTEGPVIRIDLPRKKYPAWDAHFIDRRLRKTILALEYASPTTPRLQYRTPGAPQEVLEYETTV, encoded by the exons ATGGCCGCGAAGTcggacggcggcggcggcccggccgtACGGCTGGAGAGCCCGGAGAGTGCCGGCGGGAGGCGGGGGGCCGgcgcggcccccccggcgcGGCGGTACCGGCTGCGGGACGGCTGCTGGGTGCTCTGCGCCCTCCTGGTCTGCTTCGCGGACGGCGCCTCGGACCTGTGGCTGGCGGCCCACTACTACGTGCGGGGGCAGCGGTGGTGGTTCGGGCTGACGCTGCTGTTCGTGCTGCTGCCCTCGCTGGTGGTGCAGCTGCTCAGCTTCAGGTGGTTCGTCTACGACTTCGCCGCCGGCACCAAGGACGGCGCCGGCAGCACCAAGGACAGCGCCCGCGGCCCCCGCGGCTGCTGCCGCCTCTGCGTCTGGATGCTGCAGGGCCTGAtccacctcctgcagctggggcaggTCTGGAG GTACCTCCGCACGCTGtacctggggctgcagagccgcTGGCAGGCCGAGCACCGCCGCCGCCACTTCTACTGGCGGATGATGTTCGAGAGCGCGGACATCAGCATGCTGCGGCTGCTGGAGACCTTCCTGAAGAGCGCGCcccagctggtgctgcagctcagcatcATGGTGCAGCAGAACAGCATCGAGCCGCTGCAGG CGCTCTCGGCCTCAGCCTCGCTACTCTCCCTGGCATGGATGATCGCCTCCTACCAAAAGGTGCTGCGGGACTCGCGGGAGGACAAGATGCCCATGTCCTACAAGGGGGCCGTGGTGCAGATCCTGTGGCACCTCTTCACCATCGCCGCCCGCGCCATCGCCTTCGCCCTCTTTGCCTCCGTGTTTCAGCTCTACTTCGGCATCTTCATCGTCACCCACTGGTGCATCATGACCTTCTGGATCATCCAGGGTGAGACGGATTTCTGCATGTCCAAGTGGGAGGAGATAATCTACAACATGGTGGTGGGCATCATCTACATCTTCTGCTGGTTCAACGTCAAAGAGGGACGGAGCCGTTACCGCATGTGCATCTACTACATCATCACGCTGTCGGAGAACGCCGCCCTCACTGTCCTCTGGTTCCTGTACTACGACCGCGAGACCACCTCCGACTTCAACGCCTTAATCCTCGTTTGTGTGGTTAGCTCCAGCTTCGCCCTTGGCATCTTCTTCATGTTCATCTACTACTGCCTCTTGCACCCCAACGGCCCCATGTTCGGCTCCCATGCTGGGGGCTGCATTTTCCGGCCTCGGCCAGCCCCGGTGCCGGGGTCCCCTACAGACGCCGTCACCAGCCCCCCCCGCTCGCTGCCGCGGACTACAGGGGGGGAGCGGGACGGGGCACCAGGGGAGCGGGACAGCTGCGTGCCCGTCTTCCAGGTGCGACCCTGCGCCCCACCGGCGCCGGCCGCCCGCGCCCCGCGGACAGAGGGGCCTGTCATCCGCATTGACCTGCCCAGGAAGAAGTACCCAGCCTGGGACGCCCACTTCATCGACCGACGCCTGCGGAAAACCATCCTGGCGCTGGAGTACGCATCGCCCACCACCCCGCGCCTGCAGTACCGCACACCTGGTGCCCCCCAGGAGGTGCTGGAGTACGAGACCACCGTGTAG
- the PDRG1 gene encoding p53 and DNA damage-regulated protein 1, producing the protein MARDPAFVLRYLAEVEELAEDVLAARQQIVDLDVKRNRNREALRALQKDPEPEAQAMVCFGDMFIELPKAKTKEMLQKDQEQLDEEINNLRKELRVKVNRLYEAQGKPELKGFNLNPMTTEEMKLINRILEG; encoded by the exons ATGGCGCGGGACCCGGCCTTCGTGCTGCGCTACCTGGCAGAGGTGGAGGAGCTGGCCGAGGACGTGCTGGCGGCGCGGCAGCAG ATCGTGGACCTGGACGTGAAGCGGAACCGGAACCGCGAGGCCCTGCGGGCGCTGCAGAAGGACCCGGAGCCCGAGG CCCAGGCCATGGTTTGCTTCGGGGACATGTTCATCGAGCTCCCGAAAGCCAAGACCAAGGAGATGCTGCAGAAGG ACCAGGAGCAGCTGGATGAGGAGATAAACAACCTCCGGAAAGAGCTGCGCGTGAAGGTCAACCGCCTCTACGAAGCTCAAG GTAAACCTGAGCTGAAGGGATTTAACCTGAACCCCATGACCACTGAGGAAATGAAGTTAATCAATCGCATCCTGGAGGGCTGA